Within Stella humosa, the genomic segment GCGCGGACGGATCGCGCGCATCCGGGTGCCGGCGGCCAAGCCGGTGACGACCGGCTGCGTTGCCGTGCCCGCCCCCGGCAACTATGCGGCCGCCGTCTATCACGACGAGGATGGCGACCGGAAGTTCGGTCGCAGCATGGTGGGGCTGCCGACCGAGGGCTATGGCTTCTCCAACGATGCGCCGGCCACGCTGGGCCTGCCGACGCTGGAGCAGGCGCGCTTCGCGGCCAGGGTCGGCGACAACAAGCTGACCATCCACCTCAAATATTGAGCGGCGCCGGGATGTCCAGGCGGTAGCGGCCGACGGTCGCAAAGCCCGTGCCTGTACCGTCGAGGCGGCGGACGACGACGTTGGCTTCCCAGCCGCGGTCCGTTCTGGTGATGGTGAGGAGGTGCCAGCGCGCCGCCTCGCCGTGATGGGACGGCAGGGCGGAGGCCGACGAGCAGCCGAGCGACGCGATCGGGGCGGCCGGTCCCACCAGCGAATCCAGGCGGCCGACATGGCCATGGCCGTGCAGCAGCAGCTCGATCCCGCTGCGGGCGATGACGGCGGTCAGCCGCTCCCCATCGTCCAGCGCCTTGCGCCGCGATTCGCCGGCCCGGTGGACCGGATGATGGACCAGCAGGATGCGGAAGAGGCCGCGGCGACCGAGATCGTCGAGGATGGCGGACAGGCGGTCGGCCTGCGTTTGGCCGATGTGGCCGGTCGCCAGCAGGGGAGCGGTCGGCACGGCGGAGCGCACGCCGACCAGGGCGACCTGGCCGCGCACCCGCACGAAGGGAAAGGCGTCGGGGCCGGGCGGGGCATCGTCGCCCTGCATCCATTCCTGCCAGCGACCCAGCCCGTCGGCCCAGGGGACCGGCACCAGGGCGTCGTGGTTGCCGGGCACCACGGTGACGCGGCCGGGCGGCCCCACCGTTTCCAGCCACTGCCGGGCGGCGGCGAATTCGGCCGGCAGGGACAGGTTGACGAGGTCGCCGGTGACGGCGACATGATCGGGTGCATGGGCGCGGACATCGGCCAGCAGCGCATCGACGACGGTGCGGCGATGAATCCGATGGCGCGAACGCCGCCAGGAGATGTAGCTCAGCAACCGCTTGGACAGGAGATGGCCCAGCGCCGGCCGGCCTTCCGGCAGCGCCAGGTGGATGTCCGAGAAGTGGGCGATGGTCAGGCTGGGCAAACCGGGCGGCTTTCGGGCGCGGGTGGATGACGGGCGGTTTGGACAAGCCTACACGATCCCGGCATCCTGCCGGGCTTCGACATGGACGGGGTGGACAGGATGGCAGTCGGGGGAGCGACGGGGACGGCGGGGGCACCCCCGCCGGCGCGGATCATCGGCGCCGGCCCGGTGCTGCTCTGGGGCATCACCTCGGCCGAGCGGCTGCGGCGGTCGCTGGCACGCGCGGGCGTGCGCGAGGT encodes:
- a CDS encoding DUF2141 domain-containing protein, with translation MKAAWSGRGWAVAGLAALALAGGTATASAQKACEGKPDETRLHITVKGVRAAAGELTITIYPDDAARFLSPRGRIARIRVPAAKPVTTGCVAVPAPGNYAAAVYHDEDGDRKFGRSMVGLPTEGYGFSNDAPATLGLPTLEQARFAARVGDNKLTIHLKY
- a CDS encoding metallophosphoesterase family protein; amino-acid sequence: MPSLTIAHFSDIHLALPEGRPALGHLLSKRLLSYISWRRSRHRIHRRTVVDALLADVRAHAPDHVAVTGDLVNLSLPAEFAAARQWLETVGPPGRVTVVPGNHDALVPVPWADGLGRWQEWMQGDDAPPGPDAFPFVRVRGQVALVGVRSAVPTAPLLATGHIGQTQADRLSAILDDLGRRGLFRILLVHHPVHRAGESRRKALDDGERLTAVIARSGIELLLHGHGHVGRLDSLVGPAAPIASLGCSSASALPSHHGEAARWHLLTITRTDRGWEANVVVRRLDGTGTGFATVGRYRLDIPAPLNI